One Clostridium novyi NT genomic window carries:
- a CDS encoding ABC-2 transporter permease, translated as MFNLIFKDIKSVYNKKNIIAQLIYMPMMIYVIGDNYMKTIDVIFFMGAMFIISYGMMSFYEDEKSKWDIVVNSLPVQRSNIVFYKYFNMIIQMTLYVVFLSLVITLGNYTTLININLFNKRVLMSILNMSSIVLIFTAVVFPIYFKYGVTKMRSISILISICIFAVIGASGFLFSSIDVRTINKIIINLVCLTIFILSSIVSVKIYTNKDIG; from the coding sequence ATGTTTAATCTTATATTTAAAGATATAAAAAGCGTATACAATAAGAAAAACATAATAGCTCAACTAATATATATGCCTATGATGATTTATGTTATTGGTGATAATTATATGAAGACTATAGATGTAATATTTTTCATGGGAGCTATGTTTATTATATCATATGGCATGATGTCATTTTATGAAGATGAAAAAAGTAAGTGGGATATAGTTGTTAATTCACTTCCAGTACAAAGAAGTAATATAGTGTTTTATAAATATTTTAATATGATTATACAGATGACATTATACGTAGTTTTTTTGAGCCTAGTTATAACATTAGGAAATTATACAACATTAATTAATATAAATTTATTTAACAAAAGAGTGTTAATGAGCATTTTGAATATGAGTTCAATAGTTTTAATATTTACAGCTGTAGTTTTTCCTATATATTTCAAGTATGGAGTTACAAAGATGAGAAGTATAAGTATTTTAATAAGTATATGTATATTTGCTGTTATTGGTGCTTCTGGATTTTTATTTTCCTCTATAGATGTTAGAACAATAAATAAGATAATAATTAATTTAGTGTGCCTAACTATTTTTATATTATCTAGTATAGTTTCTGTAAAAATTTATACAAATAAGGATATTGGATAG